Proteins from a single region of Paramormyrops kingsleyae isolate MSU_618 chromosome 9, PKINGS_0.4, whole genome shotgun sequence:
- the LOC111840936 gene encoding ubiquitin carboxyl-terminal hydrolase 29-like isoform X7: MAHHKINFSCGFLCCWTKKKQRDIAATEGAADDQVTKKKPQKKIIKFGRKFPWVKRVKSRAKESSDDDGHVSVDCRDSGDSDNLTSSQSPSLVTVDSESLTSGTSPTGSDVEEQQSPPGVTRDIPPNEGPSQSLRRIPKWQILLCMADRGDAGDGEHQRLVCLGLPNLGQTCYMNATLQCFFHLPTFCKDVRRQEEHWGLVPYADLIRYFSDLLSARRGSRSRQKKTLLRNLIHSVSDQFAEDEQNDAHEFFSCLISQLNELGTLIQAWEGAAMYACPVEGNLSFQMLCQRTCTSCGAQSSRTEDFTSLSLDVLPHLSVEDLLKNYFKDSEVEFRCATCRGSHAVLSWTFITLPRVLVLHMKRFSFTPQFQLVKVQDPVLLRREISLLPHFREISQLTGTPEAAQLPEAHRTESQTTQEAQMPAEEQPEDASRMLGGDVEEDDALEEESDTVCENLPTVDSLPPAGGDGGFRDVGRAASWTPVPACWYSQPPWLQRHLW; the protein is encoded by the exons ATGGCGCATCACAAAATAAACTTTTCGTGCGGATTTCTTTGCTGTTGGACCAAGAAAAAG CAGCGTGACATCGCGGCTACTGAAGGAGCGGCGGATGATCAAGTTACAAAGAAGAAACCCCAGAAGAAGATTATCAAGTTTGGACGGAAGTTTCCATGGGTGAAACGTGTGAAGTCGAGAGCAAAGGAGAG CTCAGACGACGATGGACATGTGTCAGTTGACTGCAGGGACTCTGGAGACAGCGACAATCTCACGAGCAGCCAGAGTCCCAGCCTTGTCACTGTGGACTCAGAG TCACTAACATCTGGAACCTCCCCTACTGGAAGCGATGTAGAGGAGCAGCAGTCCCCTCCAGGGGTGACACGTGACATTCCACCTAATGAGGGACCTTCCCAGTCCCTGAGAAG GATCCCCAAGTGGCAGATTCTCCTCTGCATGGCGGACAGGGGTGATGCAGGGGATGGAGAGCACCAGCGGCTGGTCTGCCTCGG GCTACCAAACCTGGGACAGACCTGCTACATGAATGCCACCTTGCAGTGTTTCTTCCACCTGCCAACATTCTGCAAGGACGTCAGGAGGCAGGAAGAACACTGGGGTTTGGTCCCCTATGCCGACCTGATCAG ATATTTCTCTGATCTTCTATCTGCAAGACGTGGTTCAAGGTCAAGGCAGAAGAAGACTTTGCTGAGAAACCTGATTCATTCTGTTTCTGACCAGTTTGCTGAAGATGAGCAGAAT GATGCTCATGAGTTCTTCAGCTGCCTGATATCCCAGCTAAATGAGCTGGGAACGCTAATTCAGGCCTGGGAGGGAGCAGCAATGTACGCCTGTCCTGTGGAAGGAAACCTGTCATTCCAGATGCTGTGCCAGAGGACGTGTACCAG CTGTGGAGCACAGTCATCCAGGACAGAAGATTTTACCAGTCTCTCCCTGGACGTCCTCCCACATCTATCAGTGGAAGATCTGCTGAAGAACTACTTCAAG GATTCCGAGGTGGAGTTCAGATGtgccacctgcagggggagccatgCTGTCCTGTCATGGACATTTATTACACTGCCTCG TGTCCTGGTCCTGCACATGAAGAGATTCAGCTTCACACCACAGTTTCAGCTGGTCAAAGTGCAGGACCCAGTTCTCCTCCGCAGGGAGATCTCCCTGCTCCCCCACTTCAGGGAGATCTCCCAGCTGACAGGGACACCTGAGGCAGCACAGCTCCCAGAAGCTCACCGGACGGAGAGCCAGACCACACAGGAGGCACAAAT GCCAGCTGAAGAACAACCAGAGGATGCCTCACGGATGCTAGGTGGAGATGTAGAAGAAGACGATGCTTTGGAGGAGGAGAGTGACACCGTCTGCGAGAACCTGCCTACAGTGGActcactgccccctgcag GAGGAGACGGTGGTTTCCGAGACGTCGGAAGAGCAGCCAGCTGGACACCAGTACCAGCTTGTTGGTATTCTCAGCCACCTTGGCTCCAGCGCCACCTCTGGTAA